TTGTTCAACTTCTTCATAAGTATTAAATCTTTTTTTACACTTTTTACATTCTCTTCTTCTTTTAATTTTATTATTATCTATCAACCTTGAATCTACTACACTTGTATCTTCATACTTACAAAAAATACATCTCATATTCTATTCATCCTTTGAATTTAATATTTGAACTATATCTTCTTGTGTTTTAGCATTAAGTAATTGTGTCTTAAAATTATTTTCTCTTATGTATCTTGAAATTTTAGCTAACAATATTAAATATTCTTGTGATAATTCATTTGGTGATAAAAACATGAAAAATATGTTAACTGGTTTTCCATCTACAGCTTCATATTCAATTGGTTCTTTTGAAATACCGACTGTCATAATCAATTCACTAACACCTGTTGATTTTGCATGTGGTATAGCAAAACCTTCACCTATACCTGTACTTCCAAGTTTTTCTCTTTCTAATAAATCTTCATAGCATTTTTCCTTGTTTGTAACTTCTTTACAATTTTCTAATTTTTCAAACAATTCTTTTAAAATAGCTTTTTTATCTTTTGACTTTAAATCTAAGTCTATACTTTGTACCTTTAAATATTCACTAATTTTTTTCATATATACTCCTTTTTATTATTTTATTATAGTCTATTTCTATATCAAAATATGCTGATAAATATCTTTCAAATATCTTAACTTTTTCTCTAGCTACACTAATATTTTTAATTATACTATCATCATATATTCCTAAATCTAAACAAAGTCTTTTTAAAAATCTATATAAGAATTTATCTTGATATTCTTGATTCAAAAAGAATTTATTATCTACTTCATTCAAAAATTTATATATTTTTTTTATATCATCATACAAATCTTTTTCACATTGTGTATATTCAAGAACTTTGTCGAGTACATAAACTATATATATAGATATTTGAACTTTTTCAATACTAGAATAAATTTTTGAAAAATTCTCAAGCAAATAAAAATCTTTTAAAATGCTATTTATCCCCTTCTTATTTATTTCAAAAGAAATATAATTTGTTGGATTAAGAGCATATAACTCTTTTTTTTTGCTTTTTCTTATCCCATAAGCTAAACAGGTTACTTTTCCATATTCTTTTGAAAATATACTAACAAATATATTATCTTCATTATAGAATTTTCTTTTTAAGACTATTGCTTCGTCTTTTAATATGTCCATAAAAATTCCACATGATCTTTTCCACTAACTATTGTTATTTTTCTAGGCTTTTCATTTACATATTCAAAATTTACAGTATAAGTTTTTGTACTTATTTTTTCAATTTTACCATTTTTAACATAATAAGTTTTATTATTCTTTGTGCAACTTTTATTTATTTTTTTCATTTCATTTAACATTTTAAATAAATCATTGTCTGAATTAGATATACTTTGTTCTACTGTTTGTTTTAACTTAGGAAAATATATATATTTTTTACCATTTTTGTATGTATATATTTCACCTTTATTCGTATTAGGAAATTCAACCTTTACTTCTATAAAATTAGGACTATATTTTAAAAGATAAACTTTTTCTCTATTTCCACTTATTTCATGTATTCTTGCATTAAATGATGTACTTAAAAAATTAGAAAAACTTATAATTGAAAAAAATAAAATTAATAAATATTTTTTCATTATTTTTTACCCCCTTTTACTATTAATACTATTTTTATTTTTGAATAATTATAATTTGGTCTAAATATTAACTCCCTTGTTTGTTTAAATAAATCCCTATTTTTAACATAATATGCTCCAATATTTATATCTTTCAAAATGGTATCACTTATTCCTGAAGTTTTAATAGAAAACATATTATTTTTATCTATATCTATTTCTTTATTATAGTTTTTCACAGAAAAAGTACCATTTCCATTTCCTCTTAAAATAACGGGATCTTCATCATTTATTATAGCACTTATCTTTAAATCTCTGTTTGTTAAAAGACTAACTTCAGAATATGTATTTTCCAATTTTGTAATCTTACCTATCATAGTTCCATCATATATTACAACTTGATTTAATGCAAGTCCATCATTTCTACCCTTAGAGATATATATAAGCCCTTCATCTTTATAATCCGCCAATATTACTTCAGCAATTTCAGTATCAAATGGCAAATTTTCTTTTAAATTCAGTGTGTTTCTTAATTGATTATTTTCTTCTTTTAACATTTCCATTTGATTCAAATTCAATTCAGCCCTTTGATAATTTTCTTGAAGTTTTTTATAATCTTCAATATATTTATCAGAATTTGAAACTATGTCAATTTTTTGCTTAAAATTTATAGCATCCTTATACATGCTTCTTTTATATTTTACAAAATTGAAATTAACTTTTTCTACTATAATAGTATATCCATTTACTATTTTTTTTCTTATAAAGAAGAAAATAATAATAACTATTACTAATATTATTATTTTTTTCCTATTTTTCTTTTTATATCTATTTCCCATTATTTCACTCTTTCGTTGTTTTATTAATTATTATACCATATTTTAACTAGATATTAAAGAAATTAAATATTTGACATTTTTCTTAATTTCTGCTATTATCTAAGCACAAAGACAAAAAAAATAACTTAAAAGAGAAAGTGTGTCTAGGGTTCATTAGACCGAGCGACACAGGTGCAAAATATTGCATTACACCTAAAGGATAAAAGCCTAGGAGGTAGGTTTCACTTGGAGCCTACCTTCTAGGCTTTGTATTTTTTGTGAACAAGTTTCCTTTTAAGTTATTTTTTTAAAAATGATCTTGAGGAGGATTATTTATGAGAACATTTTTAGAAAATTTCTTTAAACTTAAAGAAAATTCATCTTCTGTTAAAATTGAAATTTTAGCAGGTATTACAACTTTTATGACAATGGCTTACATTTTAATTGTAAATCCAACTATTTTATCTGAAACTGGTATGGATAAGGGAGCAGTATTTACTGCTACAGCTATTTCAGCATTTATTGCAACTGTAATTATGGCTTTAACTGCAAATTATCCTTTTGCACTTGCACCAGGTATGGGGCTTAATGCATACTTTGCATATACTATAGTTCTTGGTAAAGGTTTAAGTTGGCAATTTGCTTTAACTGCAGTTTTAATTGAAGGTATTATATTTATAATATTAACTTTTTCAAATATTCGTGAAAAAATTGTAAATGCCATTCCTTTATCACTAAAAAATGCTGTTAGTGCTGGTATTGGACTATTCATAGCCTTCATAGGTTTATTCCAATCTGGTTTAGTTACAGTTGGTAAAGGTATACCTTTAACTTTAGGAAATTTAACAAGTGCTGAAGCTTTACTTACTATCTTTGGAATCTTCATTACACTTTTCTTAATGATTAAAAAAATACCAGGTGGTATCTTACTTGGTATGCTTATTACTACACTAATTG
Above is a window of Sneathia sanguinegens DNA encoding:
- the recO gene encoding DNA repair protein RecO; its protein translation is MDILKDEAIVLKRKFYNEDNIFVSIFSKEYGKVTCLAYGIRKSKKKELYALNPTNYISFEINKKGINSILKDFYLLENFSKIYSSIEKVQISIYIVYVLDKVLEYTQCEKDLYDDIKKIYKFLNEVDNKFFLNQEYQDKFLYRFLKRLCLDLGIYDDSIIKNISVAREKVKIFERYLSAYFDIEIDYNKIIKRSIYEKN
- the mreC gene encoding rod shape-determining protein MreC, which codes for MGNRYKKKNRKKIIILVIVIIIFFFIRKKIVNGYTIIVEKVNFNFVKYKRSMYKDAINFKQKIDIVSNSDKYIEDYKKLQENYQRAELNLNQMEMLKEENNQLRNTLNLKENLPFDTEIAEVILADYKDEGLIYISKGRNDGLALNQVVIYDGTMIGKITKLENTYSEVSLLTNRDLKISAIINDEDPVILRGNGNGTFSVKNYNKEIDIDKNNMFSIKTSGISDTILKDINIGAYYVKNRDLFKQTRELIFRPNYNYSKIKIVLIVKGGKK
- a CDS encoding PTS sugar transporter subunit IIA, whose translation is MKKISEYLKVQSIDLDLKSKDKKAILKELFEKLENCKEVTNKEKCYEDLLEREKLGSTGIGEGFAIPHAKSTGVSELIMTVGISKEPIEYEAVDGKPVNIFFMFLSPNELSQEYLILLAKISRYIRENNFKTQLLNAKTQEDIVQILNSKDE